The sequence CACCTCGGCGGCATCGGCGACCAGCGCCGGATCGGTGGGGCTGTGCACCTGGAGGACGGCGGTGAAGCGTGCCCCGTCGGCGATCCCCTCGGCCGCATCCGCCGCGTCCATCCCCTGCACCTCCACCCGCAGCGAGATCCGTACGCCCGCGTCATGACCGGCAGCGACGTCCGCGGCCCAGGCGCGCTGCCCGGGGAGGCGCTGCGGGGCCTGGGCCGCGAAGGCCGGGCCCTCGGTGGCCAGCGCCGCGGCGGGAGTACGGGGCAGCCCGTCGGCGACCGCGTCCAGGAAGGCCCGCAGATGGCGCTCCGGCTTCGGGAGTTCGAGCGGGTCGGTGTCCGGGAGGGGCGTGGCATGGGCGTACGGCGGCATGGCGGCGGCCAGGTCGCGCAGCCGCGCGAGGTCGGTCGCGTCCAGCGGGCCCAACCGCCAGGCGTCGTGGTCGTCGGCGGTCAGGCCGGGCAGCAGCCGCCCGCGCGCGGCCAGCTGGAGCGCCAGGACGCACGCCGCGCCCCAGAAGGCGGCCGCCGGATGGGCGCCGCGGGAGGCACGGGCGCGGGTGAGGACCGGGACCGCGGCGGCCACCGGAAGGATCACGGCCGGGACGGCGGACACGGCCACGACGTCGTCCTCGTCCGGCAGGGCGACGGCGACCTCACCCTCGGGCCCGGCGGCCCCGACGGGTTCGCCGTCGGGCCGCCAGAACGCGATCCGTCCGGCACGGGGCGGGTCCGATGGCAGGAAGACCGCCGCACACCGGGTGAGCGCGGCGAGCTGAGCGGGTGGGGCATCGGGAGGAAAAGCCACTGGGTACGGACTCCTCAAGTTTGACTACTGACGCCTGGAGCGCCCGAGGGTACAGGACCGACCGGCAGAGGGCCGTATGACGTCCGAAGGGACCTCCCGAGGGAACCTGCGGCGCGCATTCGGCGTTCAATGGAATACACGGAGTGCGGCGTGCGCCGCGGAAGGGGCGTGAAGGATGTCCACACAGGCGAAGGTCGCGGTCGGCGGCATCGCGGTGGGAGTGATCCTGCTGTGGCTGCTGCCCTTCTGGGCGGCCCTCTTGGTGATGATCGGGGTGCCGGCCGTCGCCTATCTGACGCTCGACCCCTCCCAGCGGCGCCGGCTGCGCCGCGTCAGCCGCAAGGAGATAGGGCGCTGAGGGCCGGGCCGCCCGGGGCCCGGCGAGAGCCCGCGGGGCCCGGTGACGGTTGCCGTCCCGGCCCCGCTTCGGCCTGTCTGCCCGCCTGGGGACTGCCCTAGGGACTGTCCGATGGGTCAGGGTCGGACAGGCCCTAGACCGGGCGCTCCGCAAGCTTGTCCAACGACGACAGCAGCCCCGGCAGTTCGGGCCCGCGGCCCACAGGGTGCACCTCGCCGGGCTCCTCGTCCAGCAGCACGAACGCGATGTCGTCCGTGCGGGCCACCATGCTCCACCCGGGCCCGTCGACCCGCAGCGTGCGCGCCTCGCCCGCGGCGAACGACGACCGCACCCGGCCGGGCGGCGGCGGCTCGGTCAGATAGCCGCGCGCCTCCTTCAGCACCCGTCGCACGCCCAGGTGCGTGCTGTCGTCCTCGCTCTCGCCGTCACCCGGCTCGGCAAAGGCCGCCTCGTCGTCGACCTGCTCGCGCCACGCCGCCCACTGAAGGGCGATCTCGTCCGCGCCCAGGCGCCGTTGGGCGGGCCCCCACTCCTCGGCGTCCGGCGGGCTCAGCGGGGCCGGATCCCCGTCCTGCGGTTTCGGATCGTGCGGCTCGGGCACCCCGGGCGCCGAGACGGCGAGGGCCAGCGGCCAGCCCGGCAGCGCCCCGACGATGCTGCCCTCCCCGGGCGAGAGGTCGTACTCCATTCCGCAGTCCCAGGCGGCGATCGCGCACGCCACCAGGGTCGCGTCCTCGGTCACCACCGTCCAGCGCGCGCCGCTGCCGTCCTGCCCGAGGACCAGCCCGTACCCCTCGGCATACGGTTCGAGCCCGAGGAAGGCACACACCTCGGGGTAGTCGTCACCGAGCACGCTCGGAAACTGCGCGGGCGTCAGCATCACCGCCGTCAGCACAAACAGCTGATCGCTGTCGCTGTCGGCGCTCTCGGTCGTGGCCACGCGGCGCCTCCCTGTCGGATCCCTCCGGAACATCCCCGTCCGGAATACGTCGGCGCACCTTAATTCGCCGGGGACGGCCTTGTCACCCGCCGTACGCTGCACACATGTGATTCTCCAACCGGTCAGAAGCCGCGCCGTGCTCGTAAAGTTGGTGCGTCAACGGGCGAAAGGACGGATACCAGGTGCAGCGATACGACTGGTTGAAGCAGATCCGACGGCTCGATCCGGAACGCGACTTTCTGCGGATCTACCGGATCACCGCCGCCCACGAATTCCCCTGGGACATCACCAGGGCCCTGGAATTAGCGCTCTACCGCACCTATGCCGTTCCCCGCATCGGCCGGCTCCTCGCCGAGACGGCGGAACTGACCCGCCGTACGCAAAAGCGCTACGACGACACCGCCCTCCTCCTGGACGCCGTCCTGGAGCACGGCTTCGACGGAGCGGACGGGCGCACCGCGATCCGTCGGATGAACCAGATGCACCGCAGCTACGACATCGGCAACGACGACATGCGGTACGTCCTGTCCACGTTCGTGGTGGTGCCCCAGCGCTGGATCGACCAGTACGGCTGGCGCCGGCTCAGCGAGCACGAAAAACGCGCCATAGCGGCCTATTACCGCACACTCGGCCGCCATATGGGCATCACCGAAATCCCGCAGACCTTCGAGGACTTCGAACGCTTCCTGGACGCCTACGAAGCCGCCCATTTCGGCTGGGACGAGGGCGCCCGGAAGGTCTCGGACGCCACCTTGGACCTGATGGCGGGCTGGTACGGCCCGCTCGCCCCCCTGGTGCGCGGCGCGAGCATGGCCCTCCTGGACGACACGCTGCTGGACGCCTTCCGCTACGAGCACCCCCGCCCGGCCGTTCGCACGGCCGTCCGCGGCGCGCTCAAGCTGCGCGCCAAGGCCGTACGGCTGCTGCCGCCGCGCCGCCGCCCGCACTACGCCCGCCAGAACCCGGAGATCAAGGGCTACCCCAACGGGTTCCGGGTCGCCGAACTGGGCACCTTCCCCGCGCCCCGGGCGGGTGGCTGCCCGCTGCCGCATGCCGACGGGCCCGCTCCCCGGTAGCCGGTGGTGGCCCGGCGCCCCGGTGGTGGCCCGGTGCCTCGGTGGCTCACCCCCGGCGGACCGCCAGCGCCAGATAGCGCGCGTCCTCGTCCACGTAGCGGACCAGGTCCCAGCCGCTGCCGGCCAGGAGGGGCCGCAGATTCGGCTCCGCCCGCAGATCGCCGGGGGTGAGCGGGCGGCCCTTGCGCGCGGCGAGGGCCGCCCGGCCGATGGGGTGGAAGAGCGCCAGGCGGCCACCGGGGCGGACGACCCTGGCCAGTTCGGCGAGACCGCCCGCCGAGTCCGCGAGATGCGAGACGAGCCCGGCGGCGAAGACGGCGTCCAGCGCGCCGTCGGGCAGCGGAAGCCGGGTGGCATCGGCGAGCAGCAGCGCCGCGTAGCGGTCCCGTCCGGCCCGTACGGCCTCGCGCAGCATCTCCGGGGTGAGATCGGCCGCCAGGACCGTCCCGCGCGGCCCCACGGCCGCCCGCAGCGCCTCGAGGGCGCGGCCCGTACCGCAGCCGGCATCCAGGACCTTGTCGCCTTCCTGGAGGCCGAGTTCGGCGACACCGGCGGCGAAGGCGGGGCCGTCGCCCGGGAACTTGCTGTCCCAGTCGGCCGCGCGCGGCCCGAAGAAGGCGCGGACGTCGTGCGGATCGTCGGCGTGGTGGTCGGTCATCGGTCTCCTCCGGGGGCGGCACGGGCGGGGTCGGGCACGGATGCGCCGCGGTCGGCCAGCGCGGCGGTCGCGGCATACAGGATGCCCGCGAGGACCAGGGCCACCACGACGCCGAGGTTCATGGCGCCCAGCGTGCCGTGTGCGGCGCGTTCGGTGAGCAAAAAGCCCACGGCCCGGGCGATGTTGGGGTCGGCGGAGGTGATCAGCCCCAGTCCGACGGCGGTCGCGACGGCGAGCGAGAGCACCGCCGGCCATCCCACCGCCTGTACGGCCCCCGGGGCGGGACCGGCCCGGCGGCGCCACTGTTCCACCAGGAAGACCGCCGTCCAGGCGGCCATCGCCACCCCGATGACGGACAGGAACGCCTGGAACGTGGCGAAGAAACTGGGCGAGACGAAGAGCACGTACCAGCCGCCCGCGGCCATCAGCACACCGTCCACCAGAACGGCCGTATGCCGCCGCAGCGGGATGCCCAGCGCCAGCATCGACATGCCAGAGCTGTAGATGTCCATGATCGCCCCGGAGGCGAAGCCCCCGATGGCGGTGAGCAGATACGGCACCAGGAACCAGGTCGGCAGTCGGGTGGCGAGGGCGCCCACGGGGTCGGCGGCCGCGGCCTTCGCCAGCGCCGGGTCGCCGGCGTTCAGCAGCACCCCGAAGACCAGCAGGACCACCGGGGCCAGCACCCCGCCGAAGGTCGTCCAGGCGGTGATGGCCCGGCCGCTGCTCGCCTTCGGCAGATAACGGCTGTAATCGGCCGCGCAGTTGACCCAGCCCAGCCCCAGCAGCGTCATCGCGAAGACGACGCCCCCGATGCACGTACCGAGATCCCCCGGCCGGCCGGCGCCCAGCGCGGAGAGATCGATGCGGTCGGCCATCAGCACCATGTACACCACGGTCATCAGGGTGATCGCCGCCGTCAGATACTTCTGCACCTTCATGATCAGGGCATGCCCGAAGATCCCCACGACCACCACCGCCACCGCCGTCACACCGAAGCACAGCGCCTGCGCCCCCGTGGTGGGCGTCGTCCCGTCGGCCCGCGCGAAGGCACCGGGCGAGAGCCTGGCCAAGATGGCGGCGCCGCCCAGAGAGGAGAGCGCGACCAGTACGGTCTCCCAGCCGACGTTGCACACATAACTGAACAGCGTGGGCAGCCTGTTGCCCTGGTGGCCGAAGGAGGACCAGCCGATGGCCATGGTGGGCGCGCCCGTCCGCGCCCCGGCTATGGAGACCAGCCCGACCAGGACGAACGACAGCACATAGCCGACCGCCCCGGTGGCGACCGCCTGCCACGGGCTGAGCCCGAGGCCCATGAGATAGCTCCCGTAGGCGATGCACAGCAGCGACAGCCCCGACGCCGCCCAGGGCCAGAACAGCGTCCGGGGCGTGCCGTGGCGTTCGGAGGCGGGGACCGGTTCGATGCCGTGCCGCTCGACGGTACGTGCCGAGGCGGGCGCACCGGCATGCAGCGCGCCCGGCTCCCGTTCCTGCTGCTGCGTCATGCGCTCATGATCCCCCACGACGGGAGCCGGCCGCAGGGCATATATCCCGCGGAGAATGCACCACCGGGAGCGCCGGAAGGAGAACCCACGCGGTTTTGTTGAAAGGGAAGGTAACCGCCATCGGTCGGAGGTACGGTCCTCGCTACGGATTTCCGGACGGCGCCGTGGCCGCCGGGGGCTCCCGTTGCCGAGCCCTGCATCCGTACACCCCGTGACGCGTGCTGCCCGCATCCTGGAGGAGACGTCCCATGAACGCTGCACAAGGGGCCCGGGAGGACGCACGGCCGGGCCCCGACTCCCCCCTGGGCCTGAAGATCGTGGTCGCGGGCGGCTTCGGAGCGGGCAAGACGACCCTGGTGGGAGCGGTCAGCGAGAGCCGCCCGCTGCGCACCGAGGAACGGCTCAGCCAAGCCGGCGAGTCTCTGGACGTCACCGGGGGCGTGGCCGACAAGAGCACCACCACGGTGGCCATGGACTTCGGCCGCATCGCCATCCGACAGGGCCTGTCCCTCTACCTCTTCGGCACCCCCGGCCAGGACCGCTTCTGGTTCCTGTGGGACGACCTGTCGGACGGCGCACTGGGCGCCGTGGTGCTCGCCGACACCCGCCGTCTGGCGGACTGCTTCCCGGCGGTGGACTACTTCGAGCGCCGCGCCCTCCCGTTCCTGGTCGCCGTCAACTGCTTTGCGCAGGAGCGGTCCTACGGCGCCGACGAGGTGGCCCGCGCTCTCGACCTGGACCGTGGCACGCCGGTGGTCCTGTGCGACGCACGGGACCGCGACTCGGGAAAGGAAGTGCTGATTCGCCTGGTCGAGCACGCCGGGCGGCGGCACACCGCCCGGCGGGTGCGCCCGGCCGGCTAGCGAGCCGCCCGCCCGCCGCCCAGGTCAGTCCGCCAGGTCCGCGACGGCCACCGCCTTGTCGATCCGCACCCGTACGAGCAGTTCGCCCGGTACGCCGTTGCGGGCTCCGTACTCCTCCGCGCGGTCCTCGCCCATGTAACGGGCCGCGATCCGCGACGCCCAGCGCCGCACCTCGGCGAGATCCTCACTGAGCTCCGCCGTGCCGTGCACCACCACGAAGGAGAACGGCGGCCGCTCGTCGTCCACGCACAGCGCGACTCTGCCGTCCCGGGCCAGATTCCGGCCCTTGACCGTCTCCTTCCCGGTGTTGAACACCAGCTCATCGCCGTTCATGAGGAACCACACCGGCGCAAGGTGTGGGCTGCCGTCGGCCCGTACGGTCGCCAGTTTGCCGGTCCGGGTGCCTTCGGAAAGGAACGTGTGCCACTGATCCCTGGTCATCTTCTGTGCCATGCCGCCATCCTCCCGCCGCGACGTGGGGGGACCGGGACGGGCACGCCGCACTGCCGACCCGCTTGCCCAGACGGCGGACGTGGGACAGGCTGGCACGGCAGTCGCGCACCGACTGCGCACTGCCGTCCGGTCAAGGAAGCGGACGGGGATACGGGGAGGAAGCGGCATGGCACTGAGCAGCG is a genomic window of Streptomyces gilvosporeus containing:
- a CDS encoding oxygenase MpaB family protein, which gives rise to MQRYDWLKQIRRLDPERDFLRIYRITAAHEFPWDITRALELALYRTYAVPRIGRLLAETAELTRRTQKRYDDTALLLDAVLEHGFDGADGRTAIRRMNQMHRSYDIGNDDMRYVLSTFVVVPQRWIDQYGWRRLSEHEKRAIAAYYRTLGRHMGITEIPQTFEDFERFLDAYEAAHFGWDEGARKVSDATLDLMAGWYGPLAPLVRGASMALLDDTLLDAFRYEHPRPAVRTAVRGALKLRAKAVRLLPPRRRPHYARQNPEIKGYPNGFRVAELGTFPAPRAGGCPLPHADGPAPR
- a CDS encoding class I SAM-dependent methyltransferase, coding for MTDHHADDPHDVRAFFGPRAADWDSKFPGDGPAFAAGVAELGLQEGDKVLDAGCGTGRALEALRAAVGPRGTVLAADLTPEMLREAVRAGRDRYAALLLADATRLPLPDGALDAVFAAGLVSHLADSAGGLAELARVVRPGGRLALFHPIGRAALAARKGRPLTPGDLRAEPNLRPLLAGSGWDLVRYVDEDARYLALAVRRG
- a CDS encoding purine-cytosine permease family protein, whose amino-acid sequence is MTQQQEREPGALHAGAPASARTVERHGIEPVPASERHGTPRTLFWPWAASGLSLLCIAYGSYLMGLGLSPWQAVATGAVGYVLSFVLVGLVSIAGARTGAPTMAIGWSSFGHQGNRLPTLFSYVCNVGWETVLVALSSLGGAAILARLSPGAFARADGTTPTTGAQALCFGVTAVAVVVVGIFGHALIMKVQKYLTAAITLMTVVYMVLMADRIDLSALGAGRPGDLGTCIGGVVFAMTLLGLGWVNCAADYSRYLPKASSGRAITAWTTFGGVLAPVVLLVFGVLLNAGDPALAKAAAADPVGALATRLPTWFLVPYLLTAIGGFASGAIMDIYSSGMSMLALGIPLRRHTAVLVDGVLMAAGGWYVLFVSPSFFATFQAFLSVIGVAMAAWTAVFLVEQWRRRAGPAPGAVQAVGWPAVLSLAVATAVGLGLITSADPNIARAVGFLLTERAAHGTLGAMNLGVVVALVLAGILYAATAALADRGASVPDPARAAPGGDR
- a CDS encoding GTP-binding protein produces the protein MNAAQGAREDARPGPDSPLGLKIVVAGGFGAGKTTLVGAVSESRPLRTEERLSQAGESLDVTGGVADKSTTTVAMDFGRIAIRQGLSLYLFGTPGQDRFWFLWDDLSDGALGAVVLADTRRLADCFPAVDYFERRALPFLVAVNCFAQERSYGADEVARALDLDRGTPVVLCDARDRDSGKEVLIRLVEHAGRRHTARRVRPAG
- a CDS encoding PPOX class F420-dependent oxidoreductase — encoded protein: MAQKMTRDQWHTFLSEGTRTGKLATVRADGSPHLAPVWFLMNGDELVFNTGKETVKGRNLARDGRVALCVDDERPPFSFVVVHGTAELSEDLAEVRRWASRIAARYMGEDRAEEYGARNGVPGELLVRVRIDKAVAVADLAD